Within the Solwaraspora sp. WMMA2056 genome, the region CGGTCCGGGTGCCGGTCACGACGGTGGCCGGATCGTCTTCGAGGGCACCCCTGCCGACCTGGTCGCGGCCCGGTCCACCCTCACCGGCGAACACCTGGCCGCCTACGTCGGCCGGTGAGGGACCGCTCGCCTGGCAACGTCGCTCCGGTAGGTTCGATCTTCGACAGGCAGGCCGGGTGATGTGGAGTACGAGTTGGCGCGACCGTTCCGTCCCGTGACATCGCCACCGCCGGTGGAGATCGAGGAGCTCTTTCCCGAGTTGCGGGAGCATGCGGCGACCGCGACCCGGCTGCACCCCCGGCCAGGTGATCCGGGAGTCGACGACAGCTCGATCGGCGGGCCGCTGCGCTGGCCGGCCGGCGAGCCGTGGCCACACTGTACCGACCAGGACCACTACGTCGACCAGCTGTTGACGCCCGACACGGTCCGCCGGACACGCCGGGTCTACGCGGCGGCGAAGGCCCGCGCGGCGGCCACCGGGCAGAAGTACACGTTGACCGAGGCCGAGCAGGCCGAGGTGCCGGAGTTCGACTACACCGAGCCGTTGGCGCTGGCGAAGCAGCCGATCGCGTTGGTGCCGGTGGCCCAGCTGTTCCGGCGGGACGTCCCGGACCTCGACTGGCCGGCGCAGGCCGGCCTGCTCCAGGTGCTCTGGTGTCCGCTGGATCACCCGGACGCCGGCTACAACCCGCGGGTCGAGCTGCGTTGGCGGCGGATCGCCGACATCGACGGCCAGCTCGACCCGGTGCCGGAGCCGACCGTGGTGAACGAGAACTACCTGCCGACACCGTGCGTGGTGCACCCCGAGCCGGTCCGGGAGCACCAGTACGTCGATCTGCTGCCGGAAAACCTCAAGAAGCGGCTGTACGCCTGGGAGAAGCAGTCCGGTCTGCGGTACCAGAACGACTTCTCGCTCGCACCGGGCTGGAAGGTCGGCGGTTTCGCCAACTGGTCGCTGTCGGACTGGCAGCCGGTCGACTGCACGACATGCGGCACACCGATGACGTTGCTGCTCACCGCAGACTCGGGTGAGCGCACCGGCAGCCAGCGGTGGCGGGCCACCGGCGAGGAGGCCGGCGCGCCGATGAACCCGGTCGACGTGCTCATCGGTCGGGGTTACTCGTTGTACGTCTTCGTCTGCCCGACGTCGGCGGCGCATCCGGCCGCGACCGCGATGCAGTGAGCTCAGCGCACCACCTCGGCGGCGTCGACTCCCCCGGGCACGCGGTCGCCCGACGCGACGACCGGGGCCGGGTCACGGTCACCGTCACCCTGGACAGCTGACCCACCTCCCTGGCCCTGCCGGGCTGCCCCACCGCCGCCGAGCAGGCCGCGCCGGCGGGCCCACCGCTCGAAGACGAGCGTGGCGAACGGCGGCACCGCGCAGACCAGCGCGACGATGGTGACCGGCACCCGCCACCGGTGCACCCAGGCCACGGCCAGCGTGAGCAATCCGTACGCGGCGAAGAGCGCCCCGTGGATCGGCCCGAAGATCTGGACGCCGAGTTCGTTGCCGGGCGGGCCGTACTTGACCGCCATCCCGACCAGCAGGCCGGCCCAGGAGAATGCCTCGGCGATCGCCGTCACGACGAACAGTCGGGTCACCTTCTCGCGCATTTCGCCGATGCTAGCCGCACCGTTGACCTCAACCAGGGTGGAGGTGCTCTGCTGTGCGGCATGAAACCCGGGACCTGGCCACGGCGCAGCAGGTCGCCGACGCGATCAACCGTCGCGGGCCCGGTCACGCGGAGGCGCTGCGCTGTGACCTGGCCGATCCTGCCTCCGTACGGCGGTTCGCCGCCGCCGTGGCCGACCGGACCGACCGGCTCGACGTGCTGATCAACAACGCGGCCGGCTACCTCGACGGCGAGGACCTCGGTGCCGGATCCGACGACGACATCACCACCGTGATCGCCGGCGGGGCGACCGGCACCGTGCTGCTGACCAAGCATCTGCTGCCGTTGCTGCGCCGGTCGACCCGCCCGGACATCGTCCTGATGGTGTCCGCCTGCGGTGAACCGGGACATCACCGCTCCGGCGCCCACCCGGCGTTCTACGCCGCCAAGCACGCCCAGGCCGGCTTCGCCGGCATACTGTCGCACCGGCTGCGGCAGCAGGGTATCCGGGTGATCGCCCTCTATCCGCCGGATTTCGTCCAGGACGGCCCCCGGCGGGCCGACGGCGAGCTCACCGCCCGGTCGGTCGTCGACTGCGTGCTGTTCGCGGTCGACGAGCCACGGGACTGCTTCATCCGCGAGTTCCACTTCGAGCAGGTGCGGTCGGTGCCGCCGGATCAGGCGGGAAGCTGATCCGCCACTTCGTCCGGGGCGCGCATCCGCCAGGCATCGGTGACCAGCTCGGCGAGCCGGTCGACGTCGACCCGCTCCAGCCGCAGCATCACCAGCGGCAGCCCGTCGTAGCCGGGGGTGGTGAAGAACAGCTCCGGCTCGCCCAGCAGCAGCGCCTGTTTCTCGGCCTCGTCGCCCACGTAGAGCACCGCGACATCGGTCCGGATGACCCGGGGCCGGCCCGGCAGGCGCTCCGGATAGGACCAGATGAAACCCTTGCCGCCGACCCGGAAGTCGAAACCGTCGCTGTCGATCTCGACCACCTGCGGCAACGCCGTCGCCAGCCGGCGGACGTCGTCGGCGTCTGCCATCGCCACCTCCCGCCGGACAGGTTAGCGGGCCCGTCCGACAGACGGCCGAGGTCGCCGGGTCGCCACGACGAACACCCGCCGGAACGGGAAGAAGACCAGGCCGTCGCGGATCGGGTACCGGCTCGCCAGCTCCTGCCCCAGCAGTTGGCGGAACGTCGCCCACTCGGCGTCACCGAGCGCGGTGCGCACCGGCCGCGCCGCCGTTCCTTCGACCCAGGCCAGCACCGGGTGCGCCGCCGGGTCGTCGTCGGCGGCGGGCAGCAGATGCAGGTACGTGGTCTCCCACGCGTCCACCAGGCAATCTGAGCGCAGCAGCCGCGCCGCGTACCCGGCGGGGTCGCGCACCACGTCGCCGCCCCGGATCGTGGGCAGCCGGTCGCGCCACCTCGGGTCCGCCGCCACTGCGCGGATCGCCTGGTGCGACGGGGCGTCGAAGTTGCCGGGCACCGCGAAGGCGAGCACGGCGCCCG harbors:
- a CDS encoding trans-aconitate 2-methyltransferase, which produces MWDPAAYLRFTDHRARPFDDLLARIAVDDPGTVVDLGCGPGTLTVRLLERWPAATVTGLDSSAEMIAAARALGSPVRFDVADVVDWNPEPDLDLVVCNAVLQWVPGHPALLTRWADRLPPGAVLAFAVPGNFDAPSHQAIRAVAADPRWRDRLPTIRGGDVVRDPAGYAARLLRSDCLVDAWETTYLHLLPAADDDPAAHPVLAWVEGTAARPVRTALGDAEWATFRQLLGQELASRYPIRDGLVFFPFRRVFVVATRRPRPSVGRAR